From the genome of Microtus pennsylvanicus isolate mMicPen1 chromosome 20, mMicPen1.hap1, whole genome shotgun sequence, one region includes:
- the Tmtc3 gene encoding protein O-mannosyl-transferase TMTC3: MLEGKMADINLKEVTLIVSVVAACYWNSLFCGFVFDDVSAILDNKDLHPSTPLKTLFQNDFWGTPMSEERSHKSYRPLTVLTFRLNYLLSELKPMSYHLLNTVFHAVVSVIFLKVCKLFLDKRSSVIAALLFAVHPIHTEAVTGVVGRAELLSSVFFLAAFLSYTKSKGPDNSIAWTPIALTVLLVAVATLCKEQGITVVGICCVYEVFVAQGYTLPLLCTVAGQFLRGKGSIPVSMLQTLIKLIVLMVSTLLLVVIRVQVIQSQLPVFTRFDNPAAVSPTPTRQLTFNYLLPVNAWLLLNPSELCCDWTMGTIPLIESFLDIRNLATFAFFCFLGALGIFSLRYPGDSSKTVLMALCLMALPFIPASNLFFPVGFVVAERVLYVPSMGFCILVAHGWQKISNKSVLKKLSWICLSMVILTHALKTLHRNWDWESEYTLFMSALKVNKNNAKLWNNVGHALENEKNFERALKYFLQATHVQPDDIGAHMNVGRTYKNLNRTREAEESYMVAKSLMPQIIPGKKYAARIAPNHLNVYINLANLIRANESRLEEADQLYRQAISMRPDFKQAYISRGELLLKMNKPLKAKEAYLKALELDRNNADLWYNLAIVYIELKDPNEALKNFNQALELNPKHKLALFNSAILMQESGEVKLRPEARKRLLNYINEEPQDANGYFNLGMLAMDDKKDSEAEIWMKKAIKLQPDFRSALFNLALLYSQTAKELKALPILEELLRYYPDHTKGLILKGDILMNQKKDIPGAKKCFEKILEMDPSNVQGKHNLCVVYFEEKDLLKAERCLVETLALAPHEEYIQRHLSIVRDKISSSGIVEQPVSPVDMTSGTEEKDEILSEKVKEIKSEPSPAQLIKSSDHKNSKSNKQSTKSEDKEAPHKTTKDIKEIEKKRVAALKRLEEIERILNGE; encoded by the exons ATGCTTGAAGGAAAGATGGCTGATATTAACTTGAAAGAAGTGACATTAATAGTCAGCGTGGTTGCCGCCTGCTACTGGAACAGTCTGTTCTGTGGGTTCGTTTTTGACGATGTTTCAGCAATATTGGACAATAAAGATCTCCATCCATCTACacctttaaaaactttatttcagAATGATTTCTGGGGAACTCCTATGTCTGAG GAGAGAAGTCACAAGTCATATCGGCCCTTAACAGTGCTAACATTTCGCTTAAATTATCTGCTCAGTGAACTGAAGCCAATGTCGTATCATCTCCTAAACACGGTTTTTCATGCTGTCGTTAGTGTGATATTTCTTAAGGTCTGCAAACTTTTTCTGGACAAGAGGAGCAGTGTGATTGCTGCTCTGCTCTTTGCTGTGCATCCAATCCATACAGAAGCA GTGACAGGTGTTGTAGGAAGAGCTGAGCTTTTGTCGTCTGTCTTTTTTCTGGCTGCATTTTTGTCATACACTAAATCAAAAGGACCAGACAATTCCATAG CGTGGACCCCGATTGCACTGACAGTGCTTTTAGTGGCTGTTGCCACACTGTGTAAAGAACAAGGAATAACAGTCGTCGGTATTTGTTGTGTGTATGAAGTGTTTGTGGCCCAAGGG TATACTTTGCCGTTATTATGTACAGTTGCCGGACAGTTCCTCCGTGGAAAGGGCAGTATTCCCGTTTCTATGCTGCAGACACTCATAAAACTCATTGTCCTGATGGTCAGTACATTATTGCTTGTCGTGATCAGAGTCCAAGTTATTCAGTCCCAGCTCCCAGTGTTTACCAG GTTTGATAACCCAGCTGCTGTAAGCCCAACCCCTACACGACAGCTAACTTTTAACTACCTCCTTCCTGTGAATGCTTGGCTTCTGTTGAATCCCTCAGAGCTCTGCTGTGACTGGACCATGGGGACAATACCACTTATAGAGTCATTTCTAGATATCCGAAACCTTGCCACTTTcgctttcttttgctttctgggGGCTTTGGGAATATTCAGTCTCCGATATCCTGGTGATTCCTCGAAGACTGTCCTAATG GCACTTTGTTTAATGGCATTACCGTTTATTCCTGCCTcaaatcttttctttcctgttggaTTTGTTGTTGCCGAGCGAGTACTGTATGTTCCTAGCATGGGCTTCTGTATTTTAGTGGCTCATGGGTGgcaaaaaatttcaaataaaag TGTATTGAAAAAGCTTTCTTGGATTTGTTTGTCTATGGTGATATTAACCCATGCCTTGAAAACACTCCATAGGAATTGGGACTGGGAGTCTGAATATACATTGTTTATGTCAGCATTAAAG GTGAATAAAAACAACGCCAAATTATGGAATAATGTGGGCCATGCtctggaaaatgagaaaaacttTGAGAGAGCCTTGAAATACTTCTTGCAAGCTACCCATGTTCAGCCAG ATGATATTGGTGCCCACATGAATGTAGGAAGAACTTACAAAAATTTAAACAGAACTAGAGAAGCAGAAGAATCTTATATGGTGGCTAAATCACTAATGCCTCAA ATTATCCCTGGTAAAAAATATGCAGCCAGAATTGCCCCAAATCACCTAAATGTGTATATCAATCTGGCCAACCTCATCCGAGCAAATGAGTCCCGCCTGGAGGAGGCAGATCAGCTCTATCGACAGGCAATAAGCATGAGGCCGGACTTCAAGCAGGCTTACATTAGCAG GGGAGagctgcttttaaaaatgaataaacctcTCAAAGCAAAAGAGGCATACCTTAAAGCGCTAGAGCTGGACAGAAACAACGCAGATCTCTGGTACAACTTGGCAATTGTTTATATTGAACTTAAAGATCCAAATGAAGCTCTGAAGAACTTTAATCAGGCTTTGGAACTAAATCCCAAACATAAACTAGCATTATTCAATTCTGCTATTTTAATGCAAGAATCGG GTGAAGTTAAACTGAGACCTGAAGCTAGAAAACGGCTCCTAAACTACATAAACGAAGAGCCACAAGATGCCAATGGCTATTTCAATTTGGGCATGCTTGCCATGGATGACAAAAAGGATTCTGAAGCTGAGATTTGGATGAAGAAAGCCATCAAATTACAACCTGACTTTAGAAGTGCTTTGTTTAACCTGGCTCTTCTGTATTCGCAGACTGCTAAGGAGTTAAAGGCATTGCCAATTTTAGAAGAGCTACTCAGGTATTACCCTGACCATACCAAGGGTCTCATTTTAAAAGGAGATATTCTAATGAATCAAAAGAAGGACATACCTGGAGCCAAAAAGTGTTTTGAAAAGATACTGGAAATGGATCCAAGCAACGTGCAAGGAAAGCACAACCTGTGTGTCGTGTACTTTGAAGAGAAGGACTTATTGAAAGCTGAAAGATGCCTGGTGGAAACATTGGCATTAGCGCCTCATGAGGAGTATATTCAACGCCATTTGAGTATAGTCAGGGATAAAATTTCCTCTTCTGGTATTGTGGAGCAGCCAGTGTCCCCAGTAGATATGACTTCAGgtacagaagaaaaagatgaaatcCTTTCtgagaaagtaaaagaaatcaaaagtgaACCCAGTCCAGCACAACTCATAAAATCAAGTGATCATAAAAACTCGAAATCCAACAAGCAATCAACAAAAAGTGAAGACAAAGAGGCCCcccataaaacaacaaaagacatcAAAGAAATTGAGAAGAAAAGAGTTGCTGCTTTGAAAAGGCTAGAAGAGATTGAACGCATTTTAAATGGAGAATAA